The following are encoded together in the Bradysia coprophila strain Holo2 unplaced genomic scaffold, BU_Bcop_v1 contig_94, whole genome shotgun sequence genome:
- the LOC119085098 gene encoding transcriptional activator protein Pur-beta-like isoform X1, translated as MSDIGSGDEGVSGQKYNAPNMDGSGDFEQNDPSGQQAEQELATKMLQIQSKRFYLDVKQNRRGRFIKVAEIGADGRRSQIFLALSTAAEFRDHLSTFSDYYSSLGPPNPESVPDDGKLKSEMMIKDNRRYYLDLKENARGRFLRVSQTISRGGPRSQIAIPAQGMIEFRDALTDLLEEFGTNDGGFKGELPEGRHMKVDNKNFYFDIGQNNRGIYMRISEVKSNFRTAITVPEKCWTRFRDILTDYCDKMKKSSDPSNSADNNLQSSSNSLK; from the exons GGCCAAA AATATAATGCACCAAATATGGATGGAAGCGGGGACTTCGAGCAGAATG ATCCATCAGGTCAGCAAGCCGAACAGGAACTGGCTACGAAAATGCTgcaaattcaatcaaaacgtTTTTACTTAGATGTTAAGCAAAATCGTAGGGGACGATTCATCAAAGTTGCCGAG atcgGAGCTGATGGTCGCCgaagtcaaatatttttggctctATCAACTGCTGCCGAATTTAGGGATCACTTGTCGACATTCAGTGATTATTATTCATCATTAG GTCCACCGAATCCCGAAAGTGTGCCTGACGATGGAAAACTCAAATCTGAAATGATGATCAAAGATAATCGACGATATTACCTTGACTTGAAAGAGAATGCGCGTGGACGATTTTTACGG GTATCCCAAACTATTTCAAGGGGCGGTCCACGATCACAAATTGCCATTCCAGCTCAGGGTATGATTGAATTTAGAGATGCTCTCACCGATTTGTTGGAAGAATTTGGAACGAATGATGGAGG ttTCAAAGGAGAGCTTCCTGAAGGCCGTCACATGAAGGTggataataaaaatttctactTTGACATCGGACAGAATAATCGGGGAATATACATGCGAATTAGCGAG GTTAAAAGTAATTTTCGTACCGCTATAACAGTGCCGGAAAAATGCTGGACCAGATTCCGTGATATTCTAACCGATTACTgcgataaaatgaaaaaatcatcGGATCCGTCAAATTCTGCCGATAATAATTTACAGTCGTCGTCAAACAgtctaaaataa
- the LOC119085098 gene encoding transcriptional activator protein Pur-beta-like isoform X2: MSDIGSGDEGVSGQKYNAPNMDGSGDFEQNGQQAEQELATKMLQIQSKRFYLDVKQNRRGRFIKVAEIGADGRRSQIFLALSTAAEFRDHLSTFSDYYSSLGPPNPESVPDDGKLKSEMMIKDNRRYYLDLKENARGRFLRVSQTISRGGPRSQIAIPAQGMIEFRDALTDLLEEFGTNDGGFKGELPEGRHMKVDNKNFYFDIGQNNRGIYMRISEVKSNFRTAITVPEKCWTRFRDILTDYCDKMKKSSDPSNSADNNLQSSSNSLK, translated from the exons GGCCAAA AATATAATGCACCAAATATGGATGGAAGCGGGGACTTCGAGCAGAATG GTCAGCAAGCCGAACAGGAACTGGCTACGAAAATGCTgcaaattcaatcaaaacgtTTTTACTTAGATGTTAAGCAAAATCGTAGGGGACGATTCATCAAAGTTGCCGAG atcgGAGCTGATGGTCGCCgaagtcaaatatttttggctctATCAACTGCTGCCGAATTTAGGGATCACTTGTCGACATTCAGTGATTATTATTCATCATTAG GTCCACCGAATCCCGAAAGTGTGCCTGACGATGGAAAACTCAAATCTGAAATGATGATCAAAGATAATCGACGATATTACCTTGACTTGAAAGAGAATGCGCGTGGACGATTTTTACGG GTATCCCAAACTATTTCAAGGGGCGGTCCACGATCACAAATTGCCATTCCAGCTCAGGGTATGATTGAATTTAGAGATGCTCTCACCGATTTGTTGGAAGAATTTGGAACGAATGATGGAGG ttTCAAAGGAGAGCTTCCTGAAGGCCGTCACATGAAGGTggataataaaaatttctactTTGACATCGGACAGAATAATCGGGGAATATACATGCGAATTAGCGAG GTTAAAAGTAATTTTCGTACCGCTATAACAGTGCCGGAAAAATGCTGGACCAGATTCCGTGATATTCTAACCGATTACTgcgataaaatgaaaaaatcatcGGATCCGTCAAATTCTGCCGATAATAATTTACAGTCGTCGTCAAACAgtctaaaataa